The following are encoded together in the Adhaeribacter arboris genome:
- a CDS encoding NADH-quinone oxidoreductase subunit B: MADIKMVDAPDGYEGAGFFATSLEKVVGLARSHSLWPLPFATSCCGIEFMATMGSHYDISRFGSERPSFSPRQADLLMVMGTIAKKMAPIVKQVYEQMAEPRWVLAMGACATSGGIFDTYSVLQGIDRIIPVDVYVAGCPPRPEQVLDGLMRIQDLVRDESLRRRNSPEYQALLESYNIK, from the coding sequence ATGGCAGATATAAAAATGGTAGATGCCCCGGATGGCTATGAAGGCGCCGGTTTTTTTGCCACATCCTTAGAAAAAGTAGTTGGATTAGCCCGGAGCCACTCGTTGTGGCCTTTGCCGTTTGCTACCTCGTGCTGCGGCATTGAGTTTATGGCAACTATGGGTTCGCACTACGATATTTCCCGATTCGGCTCCGAACGTCCTAGCTTTTCCCCGCGTCAGGCGGATTTATTGATGGTCATGGGTACTATTGCTAAGAAAATGGCGCCTATTGTAAAACAAGTTTACGAACAAATGGCCGAACCTCGCTGGGTACTAGCTATGGGAGCTTGTGCTACTAGCGGCGGTATTTTTGATACCTATAGCGTATTACAAGGTATTGACCGGATTATACCGGTGGATGTGTACGTGGCAGGTTGTCCACCCCGGCCTGAACAGGTTTTGGATGGTTTAATGCGTATTCAAGATTTGGTACGCGATGAATCCTTGCGTCGCCGGAACTCACCGGAGTACCAGGCTTTATTAGAGTCTTATAACATCAAATAA
- a CDS encoding NADH-quinone oxidoreductase subunit A has protein sequence METAPVNQLPSDYLPILIQFAAALGFVVFSMVVTHLIGPKRHSKVKDAAWESGIESVGNARTPISYKYFMTAILFVLFDVEIIFLYPWAVNFKEFGFDGFIQMLVFMALLLIGFFYVIKKGILKWE, from the coding sequence ATGGAAACAGCCCCCGTAAATCAATTACCTTCAGACTACTTACCCATATTAATTCAGTTTGCCGCCGCTTTAGGATTTGTTGTTTTCTCGATGGTGGTAACGCACCTTATTGGCCCCAAACGGCACAGTAAAGTAAAAGACGCCGCCTGGGAGAGTGGTATTGAGTCGGTAGGGAATGCCCGTACACCTATTTCTTATAAATACTTCATGACAGCCATATTATTTGTATTATTCGACGTAGAAATCATTTTTCTTTACCCTTGGGCGGTAAATTTCAAAGAATTTGGCTTCGATGGATTTATACAAATGCTGGTATTTATGGCGTTGTTGCTAATAGGTTTCTTTTACGTTATTAAAAAAGGTATCCTGAAGTGGGAGTAG
- a CDS encoding alpha/beta hydrolase has protein sequence MKKLAILLLALFSLNVSSALAQTKPMELPLYEGNIPNAKPGPNEEKTEKDGILRISLVRNPTLTIYLPSKEKATGAAVVICPGGGYSILAAEHEGSDVARKLNEKGIAAFVVKYRLPSAKTSTNPEIAPLQDAQQAIRVVRKRATEWQVDPNRIGIMGFSAGGHLASTAGTHFQKAVIPNPDNVSVRPDFMILVYPVISSRPGVVHQGSFDNLIGKNASPEKLKEYSNEQQVTAQTPPTFLIHASDDKVVPPANSILFYQALQQLSIPAELHIYPKGGHGFGLKNPTTPDDWFERFYNWMIASNIIKNTTAVSK, from the coding sequence ATGAAAAAATTAGCTATTCTTCTGTTAGCGCTTTTCAGCCTGAATGTAAGCTCGGCGCTTGCCCAAACGAAACCTATGGAATTACCCTTGTACGAAGGCAATATCCCAAATGCCAAACCCGGTCCGAACGAAGAAAAAACAGAAAAGGATGGTATTCTGCGCATCAGCCTGGTCCGCAATCCTACGCTTACTATTTATTTACCCTCTAAAGAAAAAGCTACTGGTGCAGCCGTGGTTATATGCCCCGGAGGTGGTTACTCTATATTAGCAGCCGAGCACGAAGGTTCGGATGTTGCCCGGAAACTAAATGAAAAAGGTATTGCTGCTTTCGTGGTAAAATACCGCTTACCAAGTGCTAAAACCTCCACTAACCCCGAAATTGCTCCTTTACAAGATGCCCAGCAAGCCATTCGGGTAGTACGCAAAAGAGCAACCGAATGGCAGGTAGACCCCAACCGGATTGGCATTATGGGATTTTCCGCGGGTGGCCACCTGGCTTCTACGGCCGGTACGCATTTTCAAAAAGCCGTTATTCCTAATCCTGATAATGTTTCAGTACGACCAGATTTTATGATACTAGTTTATCCGGTTATTAGCAGTCGGCCCGGCGTAGTGCATCAAGGTTCTTTCGATAATTTAATCGGTAAAAATGCTTCACCGGAAAAATTAAAAGAATATTCGAACGAGCAACAAGTTACGGCGCAAACTCCGCCCACTTTTCTAATTCACGCCTCCGACGATAAAGTGGTACCACCCGCCAATAGCATTTTATTTTACCAAGCCTTGCAACAGCTTAGTATTCCCGCTGAATTGCATATTTACCCAAAGGGCGGTCATGGCTTTGGTTTAAAAAATCCAACGACACCGGATGATTGGTTTGAGCGTTTCTATAATTGGATGATAGCCAGCAATATAATAAAAAATACTACTGCTGTAAGTAAGTAA
- a CDS encoding DUF4476 domain-containing protein, whose translation MPGYSGKQQVDRLLQTMAARNTESSKESIARQALSQNSVLAEDLKAILEQFQHENTRLEFAKFAYKATCDRRNFYFINEAFSYDASIRELEDYIKRR comes from the coding sequence ATGCCGGGATATTCTGGAAAACAACAGGTAGATCGTTTATTGCAAACTATGGCCGCCAGAAACACTGAAAGTAGCAAAGAATCTATTGCCCGGCAGGCCTTGAGCCAAAATAGTGTTCTAGCTGAAGATTTAAAAGCGATTCTGGAGCAGTTTCAACACGAAAATACTCGACTGGAATTTGCCAAATTTGCTTATAAAGCTACCTGCGATCGGCGCAACTTTTACTTCATCAATGAAGCATTTTCCTACGATGCTAGTATTCGCGAATTAGAAGATTATATTAAGCGTCGGTAA